The nucleotide sequence TTCGATACGCCGCGCTTTGTGCACGGGCTGGAGCGGGGGCTGGAAACCGCATGGCGGCGCGCGCTGGATGGCAAGCCGCCGGAAACATTTGACGTGCCCGCCTGATGTTCCGGTAGAATGGCCGGAGCGAGGCAAATATGACGAAACTTGATATCCGCATCATTCCCGACCCGGTGCTGCGCCAGACCGCAGCCCCGGTCGCCGCCGTTGACAAGCAGATCGCCAAGCAAATGGACGATATGCTTGAGACCATGTATGCGGGCAAGGGCATCGGGCTTGCGGCGACGCAGGTGGGGCTTTTGAACCGGGTGATCGTGATCGATGTCAGCACCAAGGAAAAAAAATCCGATCCGCTTTTGATCGCCAACCCGGAAATCACATGGCAATCGGACGATACCTTTACCTATAGCGAGGGCTGCCTTTCCATACCCGACCAGTACGCCGAAGTGACGCGGCCACGCAAAATACGCCTTGGTTACCTCGATAAGGACGGCAAGTCATGTGCGCTGGAGGCGGAGGATCTGCTTTCCATTTGCATCCAGCACGAAATTGACCATCTGAACGGCGTGCTGTTCATCGATTATCTTTCGACGCTGAAACGCAACATGATCATCCGCAAGGTTGAAAAAGCGAAACGGCTGGGCGGCGATGGATAGGTTGCGCCTCGTTTTCATGGGAACGCCCGCTTTTTCGGTGCCCGCGCTGGCGGCGGTACGCGCGGCGGGGCACGATGTCGTGGCCGTATATTGCCAGCCGCCCAAACCGGCCGGGCGCGGCCAGAAGGAACAAAAATCCCCGGTCCAGGAATATGCGGAACGCGACGGCATTCCCGTACGCACACCGAAAAGCTTGCGCAATGGCGAAGAACAGGCGGGGTTTGCCGCGCTGAAGGCCGATGCCGCCGTTGTTGTGGCCTATGGCCTGATTTTACCCAGAGAAATACTGATGGCGCCGCGGCTCGGTTGCCTGAATATCCACGCATCGCTGCTGCCGCGCTGGCGCGGCGCGGCGCCGATCCAGCGCGCCATGCTGGCGGGCGACCATGAAACCGGCATCACCATTATGCAGATGGATGAAGGGCTCGATACCGGCCCGATGCTTCTGGCGGAAAAAACCCCGATCACCGAAAACACCACCGCGACGCAATTGCACGACACGCTCGCGGCCATGGGCGCGGGCATGATCACGCGCGCGCTGGTGGGCCTTGCGCAAGGCACGTTGCACACAAAGCCGCAGCCCGTCGAAGGCATGACCTATGCCGCCAAACTGGCGCGGGCCGATGGCGCGATCGACTGGGCACAGCCCGCTGCCGCCACGGGACGGCAGGTGCGCGCGCTGAACCCATGGCCGGGCACCTTTTGCAAGCTTGACGGGGAAACCATCAAGGTTTTGGCGGCGGCGCCGGCCCCCGGCACGGGCGCGCCCGGCACGTTGCTGGACGATCAATGCACGGTCGCATGCGGCGAAGGCGCGCTGCGCCTGCTGACCGTGCAGCGCCCGGGTAAAGCGCCCGTGGGAGGCGGCGAATTCTTGCGCGGCGCACGGCTTGCGAGTGGCGCGGCTTTCGGGAACGGCGCATGATGCGGTGGAAGCTTACGATCGAATATGACGGCAGCGGGTTTTCCGGCTGGCAGCGGCAGGACCACGCCATGACGGTGCAGCAAGCGCTTGAAGATGCGATCAAGGGTTTTGCCGGCGAAAATGTGCGCG is from Alphaproteobacteria bacterium and encodes:
- a CDS encoding peptide deformylase — protein: MTKLDIRIIPDPVLRQTAAPVAAVDKQIAKQMDDMLETMYAGKGIGLAATQVGLLNRVIVIDVSTKEKKSDPLLIANPEITWQSDDTFTYSEGCLSIPDQYAEVTRPRKIRLGYLDKDGKSCALEAEDLLSICIQHEIDHLNGVLFIDYLSTLKRNMIIRKVEKAKRLGGDG
- a CDS encoding methionyl-tRNA formyltransferase; amino-acid sequence: MDRLRLVFMGTPAFSVPALAAVRAAGHDVVAVYCQPPKPAGRGQKEQKSPVQEYAERDGIPVRTPKSLRNGEEQAGFAALKADAAVVVAYGLILPREILMAPRLGCLNIHASLLPRWRGAAPIQRAMLAGDHETGITIMQMDEGLDTGPMLLAEKTPITENTTATQLHDTLAAMGAGMITRALVGLAQGTLHTKPQPVEGMTYAAKLARADGAIDWAQPAAATGRQVRALNPWPGTFCKLDGETIKVLAAAPAPGTGAPGTLLDDQCTVACGEGALRLLTVQRPGKAPVGGGEFLRGARLASGAAFGNGA